Proteins found in one Lutimonas zeaxanthinifaciens genomic segment:
- a CDS encoding S8 family peptidase, whose translation MNDNYPITRINFEYFRLQQWIFSFLFVFCFSSELYSQKQKDILPLVCVKKIDKGLFQATFSYENPTKKEVVVDENASIIKSNNGKKVAKGLNNFKPGLNKKVFTKEFGPHDFIEWTITSNGNTHTVVANVNSGYCEPDDGFIFPVIGNGKSSDLIGQELTAICDNVVGDNPSDLIFQVFDEKVLVEIIPVSGKLNDVIALLETSVFNIEDQDYLLYSSQNPDPFIFLNGLSAIDVYINTSVLCDLNDYPEVINFARPVYPSIKNEFNEENRGLVVSQGDATQTTDIVRESFKLIDQEGRVSPVDGTGITIGVMSNSYDKQPFTPGNPSKATLDVWAGDLPGTGNTNFSEPVNVLMDYPYGEASDEGRAMMHIIHDVAPGASLAFYAASVSPRVFETGFGALSEISDIIVDDITFITEPFFGGGKISVAIDEFVNTGGIHFTSAGNFGDFGYQSVFNSSSTVPTTNFIAPGETRAHVFGLNDDGSEDYLQKISVVPGTYMIALQWKEDVASQYNETGAVNDLDIYIVDDAGRLLVGSNRVNIAGDPTEVIVFKSTGTGEANILITSANGATTVPFRYIAFQSKGLTLLEYDSGSPTISGHAMTENSVAVGAIRYNKTEPEVFSSFGGVLSDGTSVNIDFAAPDGVDTNVGSIGIRYFLNGEPTDDTPEYPNFFGTSASAPSAAAAVALLQSALPTWYPHDTEPGKSSKSVSEVVELFKNNVRDGSSPNPQAGAGMIDANKVFNSLAAQTARITSFEFVPETDSENAGSSNVTIRIIGEFLPVPDSTEEPVVYLDGEPVPFTIEDGVIYAKIPPFSGNPDLQIYTQPKEGSEGNGGFSEPYKFFQDGKNIITVTASPVTVKFGESYKSQLAYTLEGIELPEGEASYASLLSDLGFPDITLKTTVDNIDYPDVKNYPITPSFEGDFIDSDEDSVPDVYDQCPDTANGESVDVNGCSDVQKEEIDFTPAITYKVNFITGNLAVEKNNLIIKPKEITSSVYGDKIAVELLYSGYGTTNEAGIESFESIHDPEAFLAKIKSEHLKDFYKDAASGIIPIGLINNFKSGETFDVNGVDRYQDILDLLENGSWISSENTFLNRLEQYPYRGGSYEEDSGYPERVYGSVNLDQESAFINFNTLDFTGYLDEFAPDKSIENGQALGIINGQALGIINGQSIGIINGQALGIINGQAIGIINGQAIGIVNGQAIGIVNGQSLGIVNGQAFGIINGQAFGIINNDSGLGSGTDTNDYNKVFSVIDATDYAAECLIEGDCSIAKYHALNLITGTVVTNSIPHYIFSGSFINPMSDNFNIIYEKSELSITKKDLKVSTAEFSIPYGSDINAQITTEFDFAYNDSPETVFPNGIPYYFKSTDESDTKEYVIGDKMDVGTYTIKIRDVADNYSIVYGDDHGQLTITEATLTVIATETENISYGGTPIITAEVEGFAFNDDGDDSNDESILTLFPENEGGIPYYFMKIGETPDCETCVKYYLPYESGNDKMDVGEYDIFIGEDGIINYKIVYASDRGSLTIEPATLTITTSPLSLAYGTSVSENIETTINGFAYEDENASTVYPDGSGGALLPYVFKDEEGSEFGTEVKNLGTYTIEVSDPVSGNYLVEYGPDHGGLTIGEAILTFTTVSKTIGYGESVLIDPGFEGFADGESEDVLHVNGKIPYFFMKQGDTPECGTCIKYDLPYVSGAPKMDVGQYTIFIEDDKTDNYKFINVNIGTLTIGKAVLEASILPNELIVNQGEEPVFETNISGYKNGDTESEVFPSGIPYYFVDESGFSTEFTDNTGVYSVQITDPLNYNMNYINDPKLLVNPFGDDIRKVRTYADCVRYNGPNDYTVIYRYENANDEIVYVPAGEYNNLSGTVLGGELPTFFMPGSATFEIRFDGNQLTWSLTTYGSTNKSSVSSLNQSGTGECDAKISGASYLLYPNPVTEGILNIEQFNPEVSIVYILDIYGRILHTDNRFDGFTDRISINMSDSNVYPGGLYIVKIVSLDEVKTYNIIKE comes from the coding sequence ATGAACGATAATTACCCGATTACCAGAATAAATTTCGAATATTTTCGCCTACAGCAATGGATATTCTCTTTCCTGTTTGTTTTTTGTTTTTCTTCTGAGTTGTACTCCCAAAAACAGAAGGATATTCTGCCTTTGGTTTGTGTAAAAAAAATTGATAAAGGATTGTTTCAAGCCACTTTTTCCTATGAAAACCCTACTAAAAAAGAAGTGGTGGTTGATGAGAATGCCAGTATCATTAAATCCAACAACGGAAAGAAAGTCGCAAAAGGCTTGAATAATTTTAAACCAGGCCTGAACAAGAAAGTATTTACCAAGGAATTTGGACCACATGATTTTATTGAATGGACCATAACAAGTAATGGAAATACTCATACTGTAGTGGCCAATGTGAATTCTGGATATTGTGAACCGGATGATGGTTTTATTTTTCCCGTTATAGGGAATGGGAAGTCCTCCGACTTAATTGGGCAGGAACTCACTGCGATTTGCGATAATGTGGTCGGAGATAATCCTTCAGACTTAATATTTCAGGTTTTTGACGAGAAAGTTTTGGTTGAAATTATCCCTGTTTCAGGTAAGCTTAACGATGTGATCGCTTTGTTGGAAACCTCAGTATTTAATATTGAAGATCAGGATTATTTGCTATACAGTAGTCAAAATCCAGACCCTTTTATTTTCTTGAATGGCTTATCTGCTATAGACGTATACATAAATACCAGCGTTTTGTGTGATTTGAATGATTATCCTGAAGTAATCAACTTTGCAAGACCCGTATATCCTTCCATAAAAAATGAGTTTAATGAGGAAAACAGAGGTTTAGTAGTTTCACAAGGAGATGCCACGCAAACAACGGATATTGTTAGAGAATCTTTTAAGCTAATTGATCAGGAAGGACGCGTCTCACCCGTCGATGGAACAGGTATTACCATTGGTGTTATGTCCAATAGTTATGATAAACAGCCATTTACACCAGGAAATCCTTCCAAGGCAACCTTAGATGTTTGGGCCGGAGATTTACCGGGAACAGGCAATACTAACTTTTCTGAGCCCGTCAACGTGCTTATGGATTATCCTTATGGAGAGGCCTCTGATGAAGGTAGGGCCATGATGCATATTATCCATGATGTTGCTCCAGGTGCCAGCCTGGCTTTTTATGCTGCATCTGTCTCACCAAGAGTATTTGAAACAGGATTCGGAGCACTATCTGAGATATCCGATATCATTGTTGATGATATCACCTTTATCACGGAACCTTTTTTTGGAGGAGGAAAAATATCAGTGGCTATTGATGAATTCGTCAATACCGGAGGTATTCATTTTACATCGGCCGGTAATTTTGGAGACTTCGGTTATCAAAGTGTATTTAACTCTTCTTCAACCGTCCCAACGACTAATTTTATTGCTCCGGGCGAAACCAGAGCGCATGTGTTTGGTTTAAATGATGACGGTTCTGAAGATTATTTGCAAAAAATAAGTGTGGTTCCGGGGACCTATATGATTGCCCTTCAATGGAAGGAAGATGTCGCCTCACAATATAATGAAACAGGAGCGGTTAACGATCTTGATATTTACATCGTCGATGATGCGGGAAGACTGTTGGTGGGGAGTAACCGAGTAAATATTGCCGGGGACCCTACAGAGGTTATTGTGTTCAAATCAACAGGAACCGGAGAGGCTAATATTTTGATTACGAGTGCAAACGGTGCCACTACAGTACCATTTAGATATATAGCTTTTCAATCCAAAGGTCTGACTTTACTGGAGTATGATAGCGGATCCCCTACAATCAGCGGTCATGCCATGACTGAAAATTCTGTAGCGGTAGGCGCCATTCGATACAATAAAACAGAACCGGAAGTTTTTTCATCGTTTGGAGGAGTATTATCGGATGGGACTTCAGTAAATATTGATTTCGCTGCTCCAGACGGGGTAGACACCAACGTGGGCTCCATAGGGATAAGATATTTTTTAAACGGAGAGCCTACAGATGATACCCCGGAATATCCAAACTTTTTTGGAACCTCTGCATCGGCTCCATCTGCGGCCGCCGCAGTAGCGTTGTTGCAATCTGCATTGCCCACCTGGTACCCCCATGACACCGAACCTGGCAAATCATCGAAAAGTGTAAGCGAAGTTGTTGAATTGTTTAAAAATAATGTCAGGGACGGATCTTCACCGAATCCTCAGGCGGGTGCCGGGATGATCGATGCCAATAAAGTGTTTAATAGCCTTGCAGCACAAACTGCAAGAATTACTTCATTTGAATTTGTACCTGAAACAGATTCAGAAAATGCCGGTAGCTCAAACGTTACCATTAGGATTATAGGTGAATTTTTACCAGTTCCTGATTCTACTGAAGAACCTGTTGTTTATTTGGATGGAGAACCTGTGCCTTTTACCATTGAGGATGGGGTAATTTACGCTAAGATCCCGCCGTTTTCGGGAAATCCTGATTTGCAGATTTACACTCAACCCAAAGAAGGCTCAGAAGGTAATGGTGGTTTTTCAGAACCCTATAAATTTTTCCAGGACGGTAAGAATATTATCACTGTTACAGCAAGCCCTGTGACGGTTAAATTTGGAGAATCCTATAAGTCACAATTGGCTTATACATTGGAGGGCATAGAGCTTCCGGAGGGAGAAGCGTCATACGCATCTCTGTTGAGCGACTTAGGTTTTCCGGATATTACTTTGAAAACCACTGTTGATAATATTGATTATCCGGATGTAAAGAATTACCCGATAACACCATCTTTTGAAGGTGATTTTATTGACTCAGACGAGGATTCAGTGCCTGACGTCTATGATCAGTGCCCGGATACAGCAAATGGTGAATCCGTTGATGTCAATGGTTGTTCAGATGTGCAAAAAGAGGAAATTGATTTTACACCGGCTATAACCTATAAAGTGAATTTTATAACTGGAAATTTGGCCGTTGAAAAGAACAATTTAATTATCAAACCAAAAGAGATCACTTCATCGGTCTATGGAGATAAAATAGCTGTCGAATTGTTGTACAGTGGATACGGTACAACCAATGAGGCCGGAATTGAATCCTTTGAATCGATTCACGATCCTGAGGCGTTTCTGGCCAAAATAAAAAGTGAACACCTTAAGGACTTTTATAAAGATGCTGCTTCGGGAATTATACCGATTGGATTAATTAATAATTTCAAATCGGGGGAAACATTTGATGTAAATGGTGTAGACCGATATCAGGATATTCTTGATCTTTTAGAAAATGGAAGCTGGATATCTTCTGAGAATACGTTCTTAAACAGGCTTGAACAGTATCCTTACAGAGGAGGGTCGTATGAGGAAGATTCAGGGTATCCGGAACGCGTTTACGGGTCAGTGAACCTGGATCAGGAGAGTGCCTTTATTAATTTTAATACCCTGGACTTTACGGGATATCTTGATGAATTTGCACCGGATAAGTCAATCGAAAATGGTCAGGCCCTGGGAATCATCAATGGCCAGGCTTTGGGAATCATCAATGGACAGTCAATAGGGATTATCAACGGACAGGCTCTTGGAATCATAAATGGTCAGGCGATTGGAATTATAAATGGCCAGGCCATCGGTATTGTTAATGGTCAGGCCATCGGTATTGTCAATGGCCAGTCCTTGGGTATCGTCAATGGCCAGGCTTTCGGAATTATTAATGGCCAGGCATTTGGCATCATTAACAATGATTCAGGATTAGGAAGTGGAACTGACACCAATGATTACAATAAAGTTTTTAGTGTCATTGATGCTACCGATTACGCGGCAGAATGTTTAATTGAAGGAGATTGTTCCATTGCAAAATATCATGCATTGAATTTGATTACCGGTACGGTGGTCACTAACTCAATTCCACATTATATATTTTCGGGTTCATTTATAAATCCGATGTCTGATAATTTTAATATCATCTATGAAAAATCGGAATTATCAATTACAAAGAAAGATTTAAAAGTAAGTACTGCGGAATTTTCAATTCCTTACGGAAGTGATATTAATGCTCAGATTACAACTGAGTTTGATTTTGCTTACAATGATAGTCCGGAAACAGTATTCCCTAATGGCATTCCTTATTATTTTAAAAGTACTGATGAGAGTGACACTAAGGAATATGTAATTGGTGATAAAATGGATGTTGGAACCTATACCATCAAAATCAGGGATGTTGCGGATAATTATTCAATTGTTTATGGAGATGATCATGGCCAGTTAACCATTACGGAGGCGACATTGACAGTTATTGCCACTGAAACAGAAAACATTAGTTACGGTGGTACGCCAATTATTACTGCTGAAGTTGAAGGTTTTGCATTTAATGATGATGGTGATGACTCTAACGATGAAAGTATTTTGACTCTTTTCCCCGAAAACGAGGGTGGGATACCTTACTACTTTATGAAAATTGGAGAGACTCCCGATTGCGAAACTTGTGTAAAATATTACCTGCCTTATGAATCAGGCAATGATAAAATGGATGTTGGTGAGTACGATATTTTTATAGGTGAAGACGGAATTATCAATTATAAAATTGTTTATGCTTCTGATCGCGGATCCTTAACCATAGAACCAGCAACCTTAACCATTACGACATCCCCACTGTCATTAGCATATGGTACTTCAGTAAGCGAAAATATTGAAACAACTATCAATGGATTTGCCTATGAGGATGAGAATGCATCAACGGTATATCCGGATGGTTCGGGAGGAGCTTTGTTACCCTATGTGTTTAAAGATGAAGAGGGTTCTGAATTTGGAACAGAAGTTAAAAATCTGGGTACATATACAATTGAGGTTTCTGATCCTGTATCGGGTAATTATCTGGTTGAATATGGTCCTGATCATGGTGGTTTAACCATTGGAGAGGCAATATTAACCTTTACCACGGTCTCAAAAACAATAGGTTATGGTGAATCGGTGCTTATAGATCCGGGATTTGAAGGTTTTGCTGATGGGGAATCGGAAGATGTTTTGCATGTTAATGGTAAAATCCCTTACTTTTTCATGAAACAAGGTGATACTCCTGAATGTGGAACCTGCATTAAATATGATCTTCCCTATGTCTCGGGTGCACCTAAAATGGATGTGGGGCAGTACACGATCTTTATTGAAGATGATAAAACGGATAATTATAAATTCATCAACGTCAATATTGGTACTTTGACAATTGGAAAAGCTGTTCTTGAAGCTTCAATTTTACCCAATGAATTGATTGTAAACCAAGGAGAAGAACCGGTTTTTGAAACGAATATTTCGGGTTACAAAAATGGTGATACTGAAAGTGAGGTTTTCCCTTCAGGCATACCTTATTATTTTGTGGATGAATCAGGATTTTCAACTGAGTTTACGGATAATACGGGTGTATATTCAGTACAGATTACTGATCCTCTGAACTACAATATGAATTACATCAATGACCCGAAACTACTTGTTAATCCATTTGGTGATGATATCAGGAAGGTACGTACCTATGCGGATTGTGTTCGATACAATGGGCCAAATGATTATACCGTGATCTATCGCTATGAAAATGCGAATGACGAAATTGTATACGTTCCGGCTGGCGAGTATAATAATCTCTCGGGAACTGTTTTGGGAGGGGAATTACCTACCTTCTTTATGCCGGGAAGTGCCACTTTTGAAATTCGATTTGATGGTAATCAGTTAACCTGGAGTCTTACGACATATGGCAGCACAAATAAATCTTCTGTCTCCTCCTTAAATCAAAGTGGAACAGGTGAGTGTGATGCCAAAATTTCAGGAGCATCCTATTTGCTTTATCCTAATCCCGTAACCGAAGGTATATTAAATATTGAACAGTTTAATCCTGAGGTCAGTATCGTTTATATTTTAGATATTTACGGAAGGATTTTACACACGGATAACAGATTTGATGGATTTACAGATAGAATTTCGATCAATATGTCTGACTCAAATGTTTATCCGGGAGGCTTGTATATTGTAAAGATAGTGAGCCTTGATGAGGTAAAAACATATAATATCATCAAAGAATAG
- a CDS encoding adenylate/guanylate cyclase domain-containing protein codes for MIKNYNVFFLLGFAFLLTSVPVLSQDRKVDSLKEIVETGVKDTAMVSTLNHLGMELLYQGEIDESMEYSKKARDLATELNYINGKALSLKQIGNANYYKGNYLEVLDYWTQSLENYEIIRDSIGISNILSNLGILYFSQGSNARAIDYLLRSLRIAEQSEHPLRISTAMLNIAMVYGDNPQDWDKALNYYEQALPYLKIINDPANSKAYYFGVGEIEYAKGNYQTALDYFEEGLNITENTIYYSQNLLLLGKTKFKLGELEESLSLLQESYSNADKDDNLLVKVKCLIELGIVYQNNDFEKAINVYREAEELAISQKLNYELAQIYEGISQSFVNSGDFKNGYRYQAKYLSQKDSIFNIETDDKMRGLQFDFDLLKKEDEIGLLEKEAQIQDLKDRRQRNVIFGSGIALVLIGLLALSLYRRYKFSKETNLIIETEKNRSESLLLNILPEETAKELKENGKVKAKSFESVSVIFTDFVGFTAYAKSLKPSELVNSVDYYFSKFDEIMEKHGIEKIKTIGDAYMAAGGIPDPDPEHVFNIVEAAFEIIDFINQQKKSDLREHHVFEIRIGINTGPIVAGIVGTKKFAYDIWGDTVNVASRMESSSLPGRINISESTYELIKDDYDCEYRGEIHVKNKGMMKMYFVNFKKDKS; via the coding sequence ATGATCAAAAACTATAACGTATTTTTTCTCTTGGGGTTTGCATTTTTGTTGACTTCCGTTCCGGTTTTATCTCAAGACAGAAAAGTTGACAGTTTAAAGGAAATTGTTGAAACAGGAGTTAAGGATACTGCCATGGTATCCACCCTGAACCATCTGGGTATGGAATTATTGTATCAGGGGGAGATTGACGAATCCATGGAATACAGCAAAAAGGCCCGAGACCTTGCCACTGAATTGAATTATATTAATGGGAAAGCACTTTCTTTAAAACAGATTGGGAATGCCAATTATTATAAAGGGAACTATTTAGAAGTCCTGGATTACTGGACACAGTCGCTGGAAAATTATGAAATTATTCGGGATTCCATAGGGATTTCAAATATTTTGAGTAATCTGGGTATCCTTTATTTCAGTCAAGGAAGCAATGCCCGGGCAATTGATTATCTATTACGATCCTTAAGAATTGCTGAACAATCCGAGCATCCATTGCGCATTTCGACTGCCATGTTGAATATAGCCATGGTTTATGGAGATAACCCCCAGGATTGGGATAAGGCCCTAAATTATTACGAGCAGGCCCTACCATATTTAAAGATTATAAATGATCCGGCGAATTCCAAAGCATACTATTTTGGAGTTGGTGAAATAGAATACGCCAAAGGGAATTATCAGACTGCACTGGATTATTTTGAAGAAGGACTGAACATAACGGAAAATACGATTTACTATTCTCAAAACTTATTGTTGCTGGGTAAGACAAAGTTCAAGTTGGGAGAATTGGAAGAGTCCCTGTCTCTTCTGCAAGAATCCTATTCAAATGCTGACAAAGACGATAATTTACTGGTCAAAGTAAAATGTTTGATAGAATTGGGGATCGTATATCAAAACAATGATTTTGAAAAGGCAATAAATGTCTACAGGGAGGCTGAAGAACTTGCAATCAGTCAAAAACTTAACTATGAACTTGCCCAGATTTATGAAGGTATTTCTCAATCATTTGTTAATTCCGGTGATTTCAAAAACGGATATCGCTATCAGGCAAAATATCTTTCTCAAAAAGATTCCATTTTTAATATTGAGACGGATGACAAGATGAGGGGCCTGCAATTTGATTTTGACCTGTTAAAGAAGGAAGACGAAATTGGATTGTTGGAAAAAGAGGCTCAAATACAGGATTTAAAGGATAGAAGACAAAGAAATGTGATATTCGGTTCTGGAATCGCTTTGGTACTTATCGGATTATTGGCGTTAAGTCTTTACCGCCGTTATAAATTTTCAAAAGAAACGAATCTGATTATTGAGACTGAGAAGAACAGATCCGAATCCTTGCTTTTAAATATCCTGCCTGAGGAAACAGCTAAAGAACTCAAAGAAAATGGAAAAGTTAAAGCAAAAAGTTTTGAATCTGTGAGTGTAATCTTTACCGATTTTGTAGGATTTACCGCTTATGCCAAGAGTCTGAAACCTTCAGAACTGGTAAATAGTGTCGATTATTACTTTTCAAAGTTCGATGAGATCATGGAGAAACACGGTATTGAAAAAATCAAGACCATAGGGGATGCGTATATGGCTGCAGGTGGAATACCGGATCCTGATCCGGAGCATGTTTTCAACATTGTGGAAGCAGCTTTCGAGATTATTGATTTTATCAACCAGCAGAAAAAATCTGATTTGAGGGAGCATCACGTATTTGAAATACGAATTGGTATCAACACAGGTCCTATAGTTGCTGGAATAGTTGGTACTAAAAAGTTTGCTTATGATATCTGGGGAGATACTGTCAATGTTGCGTCGCGAATGGAATCCTCATCTTTACCCGGTAGAATAAATATTTCTGAAAGCACTTATGAGTTGATTAAAGATGACTATGATTGTGAATACAGAGGAGAAATTCACGTAAAAAATAAGGGAATGATGAAAATGTATTTTGTCAACTTTAAAAAAGATAAATCCTGA
- a CDS encoding HD domain-containing protein — protein sequence MKGYINIRKECWNLLNSELPDTLHYHSIRHTKSALQNCEEYLSYYKINGIKAKLLRLGVLMHDIGFTVSTHNHEDEGVKIAKRLMLKHKFSQKEIELVSGLIMATKIPQRPKNLLQKIICDVDLDYLGRKDYYEISELLYMEIRENSEIIDRFMWNKIQIDFLIKHYYHTEYAIEKRQPFKEQRINELKEMVKYKKRKFG from the coding sequence ATGAAAGGTTACATCAATATTAGGAAGGAATGCTGGAATTTATTGAATTCAGAACTCCCTGATACGCTGCATTATCACAGCATTAGGCATACAAAAAGTGCTTTACAGAATTGCGAGGAATACCTAAGTTACTATAAGATAAATGGTATTAAGGCCAAACTACTTCGTTTAGGGGTTTTGATGCATGATATTGGTTTTACGGTTTCAACGCATAATCATGAGGACGAAGGAGTTAAAATAGCTAAAAGACTGATGTTGAAACATAAGTTTTCTCAAAAGGAGATTGAGCTGGTCTCGGGTTTGATCATGGCAACAAAAATTCCTCAACGACCTAAAAATTTGTTACAAAAAATTATATGCGATGTTGATCTGGATTATCTTGGAAGAAAGGATTATTACGAAATAAGCGAATTGCTTTATATGGAGATTCGGGAAAATTCAGAAATTATTGACCGGTTTATGTGGAATAAAATTCAAATAGATTTTTTGATAAAACATTACTACCATACGGAGTACGCCATAGAAAAAAGACAGCCTTTTAAAGAACAACGCATAAATGAGCTTAAAGAGATGGTAAAATATAAGAAGAGGAAATTTGGATGA
- a CDS encoding MerR family transcriptional regulator has protein sequence MDEKHTGALTEPIYTLAVASRMSETPAHSIRQYIDKGLIIPFKTTKKRHLFSKVDIQKLKSIKKYLKEQGLNIAGINALFSVIPCWAIKSCDLEHRYHCEAYHSILKPCWMASQKGPNCQNEDCRVCDVYVFPEKFTNPKECIKKMTRS, from the coding sequence ATGGATGAAAAACATACTGGTGCATTAACGGAACCGATTTATACTTTAGCTGTTGCTTCTAGGATGTCTGAAACCCCTGCTCATTCCATAAGACAGTATATTGACAAAGGATTGATCATACCGTTTAAGACGACCAAAAAAAGGCATCTTTTTTCAAAGGTTGATATTCAAAAATTAAAAAGCATTAAGAAATATTTGAAAGAACAGGGGCTTAATATTGCAGGGATCAATGCACTTTTTTCTGTAATTCCCTGTTGGGCCATTAAATCCTGTGATTTGGAACACAGGTATCACTGCGAAGCCTATCATTCGATTTTAAAACCTTGCTGGATGGCTTCCCAAAAAGGGCCCAATTGTCAAAATGAGGATTGCCGTGTTTGTGATGTTTATGTTTTTCCAGAGAAATTTACCAATCCCAAAGAATGCATAAAGAAAATGACAAGGAGTTGA